Genomic segment of Lagopus muta isolate bLagMut1 chromosome 3, bLagMut1 primary, whole genome shotgun sequence:
CAACAGAACACCCATCTGCATTGCCCGTGTCGCACTCCTACCTCCCCTGCAGCCTGCAAGCCGACAGCTGCTCACATCCCGCCTGCGCCGTGTGCTCACAGCCACGCATCTCTGCACACCAAATGGCAGCGCGTGCACCAGTTGTCCCAGCCTCACATACGGGCACCGACAAGCAGAGGCCACACGGAAGAAAGCTGTTCTCTCTGTCACACGTGACAGAAGGGCCAAAAATAGCGCTGTGGGACCACAGATGCACTGCAAGATGGAGCTGTGGTGCAACACGGTGCTGTGCAgcgctgctgctcctcctgctcacaAGGCCGGTCGTTTAGGTTGGACCAAAACACACGCTGTCACCAGGGCTCACAGAGCTATGCCAGCAGAAGAGACTGAGCGATTTCTCACTTTTGCTTCTCTAAATAGATGGAAATACATGGCAGTGGCCAATGcaagaatgatttttaaagtttccTGAGGTCGTCACGAAGGTGAGATCAAGATTTTTCAGCTGGTTATCCAGCTTTTATTTACAAGTGAGGTAAGGATGAAGCAAGATACAATGCTGCGCAGACAGACCAGGAAGCAAGGAACTCAGAGCTTTATCCTGTCTCTAACTTAGTGAGCACGTAACCCTAAATACCTCATGTTCTTTTAAGCCAAATTATTAATTTACACCATCAAACTATCACAGTGTGATAGTCTCTGTGTTGTTATTACACTGAAGAAGCTGCATGAGGGTATAAATAAGCATAGTATTTCTATCCTCACGATAAACTCCAATTTTCACTCACTTTTTCTATTGCATGTCACAAAGTTAAAGCATTCAACCTTCAGAGAATACAACTCAAGGTCTATATGTGCTTCAAAGCGTAACAGTTGCAAACAAGTTCAGGTTCCAACGTCCAAGTTTTCCCTCTTGAAATGCACAACTGAGTTCTCTCTTTGCATTCCAAGTTtttctcagcctctctctccAAAGCAACGCAACACTTCTACCTTGTGTGCTCTGACTCTCAGCACTCAATCCCTATCATTGCTTCATTATTATAGTAGTAATAATACTCACTCTTCAATCAAATAAGAGCTTCTGATGAGTTAAATatatacaatcatagaatggcctgggctgaaaaggacctcaaagatcacctagtttcacagaatcacagaattgtaggggttggaagggacctctagagatcatcgagaccaacccccctgccaaagcaggttgcttacctcctgcaaagcaggtttcaaccctcctgctgtgggcagggtcgccaaccactagaccaggctgcccagaaatgtAAATACACATATAGAGTCAATCAGTAGAATGCCAGTCTTTACATGgtttttatatacatacaaggtcttttgttgttgtttggtttttttttttatatgtatgttttatttACAGGAAATGCCATATTGGGAAATTCttcaaactgaaacacaaagaTTTGATTTTCCCACAAACACCCACAACCACGGCTGCAATTGGTGCATTTTATGAGTGTGAAAGAGAGCTCTGAGAACTCGGCTGAAGTTATGCAGACCACAGTTTATTTAAAAACCAGACGTACAAAATCAAatgcataaaatacaaaaacactTCAGAACAGCTTCCTACACGGAGCTGATATTACTGATTTCCTAACAGTATCAGAATGTGGCACTACATTTCAAATTtgtagtattaaaaaaaaagtagaaaaccTACTTGCCATTGGATTATCAGCAGTTACAAATGTGCTGTAAAAGGAAGTCCAAAGATTACACTTATTTGTTTCAAGCACTTCTCATACTGATTATTCAGTTTCACAGATTCCTGCACGGCACGCTTTAGATCTTCTATCTCTTGGAAAAACTCCTAGAAAAACCCAAAAATAATCACCTCAGTTTCTTTGAAGATATTCTCCATAACAGCTGGTCAGGGTTTCTCTTGTTCCCACGTTCAGacactttctgttttaattaggATAGGGCCAAgttctgcaaacacagcacacaTCCACTATAGTCATGTGTAATAGTTTAAAAGCTTTGCCCTGAGAGGGAATGCAAGCACAATTTAAGTTACTTCAGAGCCTGAAACAGAGACTGATAATGGGAAAGATACAAGAGACACaaatagaaggaagaaaaaaaaagttggcttGTCAGAAAGATAGGAAATGGCAATCCAAAATTGACAAGGAAATAATGTCACTGTCACAGACTCTCCCGTGCAAAAATACAGCAACACAGGAACAGAACATGGAAACAATCTAAGTTCAAAggatatctgaaataaaaatacagagaagagtgaaaaagaaaggtttcCATGAGATCTGAAACAGTCAGCCAGCAGTAGAAAGCATGCCACTGACTTGGAAGAAACTAAAGGAGTAAGACTATAAAAGGGGAAAATAGGCAAGAAGAGATGTAAGGAGAGCCAACTATCAATACTAATGTTAGCATTTGAACAAGGCAGTAACGAAGAGtttaaagtggaaaaacagatgCAACATTTAGAGATGGAAGGATATACATTTCTTCGATCCGTGAACTTTGTTATAAATTGCTAGGGTCAGTTTAGAACCTTCAGTACAGCTACATCATGTTAATGAATGGCTGTTTCAGATCTATTATTGACGACTGCAATAGGAGTGGACAGATCTATGATGCACTAAGATAGATCACTAAATGGATAACATCATCCAACAGATTCAGCTTGATCAGACAAAAGCAATTTGCAAGAAAGCTGGGAATGAAGGAGAGCAGTATGTGAGGCtgcaaaaaacacagaaacagctcAGTAAGCAAGCCATAAGAACTAGTCCTGGTGAACAGCAGCCCATAGGATTCACTTCCTCACAGCAGTCCTTTTGTTATTACAGTACATAACTTAACAAGTACTTCCATCTGTACTTAACTAGATCAGTTCAGcttcataaaaataaacttcagctATTACAATACTAATAGCTCACAGCTAAGATGAAACTATTTCTTGTTCAACTTCTACAGCTCAGGTCTATTGAGCAGTTCAGACGCTCTGTAAGCAAAGTCAAAAGGTGTTGGAAAACCCAAGGACTGTAAACAGAATATAAGCAATCAAAACTTCATTTCACCAAACCTGTAAAGTCCTACCTACCAAACTAACACTGTTATCTACTTACATTTGACATCCTCTTCTgcttcttgacttttttttttttttttttttttaaaaaaaaaaggaatagctACATACATCCTAAGTAAGCACAGTGACTtaaaactgccaaaaaaaaTGGGTCCATAAGTTCagagcagtattttcttcttctgaaagatCAAACTTTCAGTTATGAGCTGTCCCTGACTTCCAAGCAAGGGGAATCTAGAACTTATCCAGGCTCAATGCTCTACTCATTTCACATCTAATGAATTAGCACCAGGTTTTACCGCTACCTCTGTAAGGAAAGTGAAcaaatattatttgtttttagaaCAATTAAAGCATGTCTTAcgctgaaaataaaatcttagaCCAGTAATATTAAACTGAATCCTCTACAGCTAAGTAGGGTCTCTCCACCTTCCCGTATCAATCCAAGAATTATCAACCTTTCACTCTTCCTCCTTTGATAACTGCAGAGACAACCTGCCACAAACCCTTCATGGCCCTCCAAAGGTCACAGTTCCGCCACAGACACAGTTTCAGTTACCAGCACTTGTAATTTTTACCTTGTAacaacagaagacaaagaatCACACTTGGAGGAAATTAAACTGTtgagccattaaaaaaaagcatctacaagaaaattcacagttttaaagtaaaaagaaaaaaaaatcataattattCTTCTTGGTCAGCCAAGCAGTATTGCAGGATATGAGTATTTCAAGGagtcattcatttctttttcagaatggCATACACtggtttttttaatgtattttgcttGCTAAAAGCCAAGatagaaaagtttatttttcaaaaataacctGCTCTTGTAAGAACAGGTCCTATAAGAAATTACCTTGTCTAATCCAGCTAATTCCTTCCTTAGTGCTCTCCTTTCCTCAGacaacttttcattttctttcttcagctttttaatttcctttagcAACAGCTCTATAttcaaataacaaaatacaGACTTCAGCCATCACAGTCAGCCTCCCCCTCACATGAACCAGACCGCAGCTAAAGAGCTGCCTGCATTTTTGGTATTAGAAAATTATGCTTCAGCTTTTCCAAGTTATCTTTTTCTTACAGTGACTTATTCTTAAGAATTAGCCCAGTTCACCCCCAGCTGCTAGAAAAGGCATCAGAATCTGCAAATTGGGCATTTTTGAGCCGATTCCTAGAACGtggggatttttcttttcaaaagagGTTGCAAAACAGCTGCATCACAGCTTGATTACCATTTTCTGACTTCAGAAAGGGTCACATCAGCAGCTGTTGATCACTTCCTGAAAAATTATACGTACATGACctcttcaactttttttttttttttaataatgctttgAAGAGGAACGGAATTGTACCTCATAGCTTTAGATTCATGAGGAAGACGTGCACAAACCAACACTGAATGGATTTATTGCATGTGTTATGGCTAAAAACAGTTTCTCTTGTGAATTGCTGCATAAAAGCCAAAGGATGTAGCTACTAAGTTTTGTACAAATGAAGTTTGGAATGGAATAAATAATGAATACTACTGAATGCACCACACATTCATGCCCATGATTATAGTGCAGAATTGGATTGACAGATACAATACTCAAATGGCAGCATTTCAGATGCTGCAGTGTAAGAAATAACTGGAGAGTGCCTACAGATCAGAAACTAAACTCATCCCCTCTGGTGATCATAGTAAAAGAAGCATCATCGAAATGAACTACACCATTACCTATGTATTGACTGCAGCACGACTCCTCCTTTTTAGATGTGTCTCTGTGAGACGCTATTTCTCCCCCTAGGGTTCGACTTCTTTTCCCAGAAACAGCGTGAGTTTTCCACAAAACCTTATTACGTTCTAATTGCTCAATCCTTTGCTTCTGCTCTTGAAGACTGTGCTCTAGCTCACAAATTTTCATCTGTCAAGAGaccaaaatttattttaaaatgcatagcAGAAACATAGTTCAACTGAGTATGAATGGAAATGTATCCCGAACGCAAACCTAGAGCCTTCAATCACTAGGTATGTTCATCTAGAAGTGTctgaaaggagaggagaaatgcAGCAACTGAAGATCTGCACACCTCAGAAACGTTTTTAAGAGATATGTAACTGAGCACACAGCCAACAAAGAGAAACTGTTCATGCACAAAGATGCACAAAGATGCACAAAGATACCAAACCTTTCCCCACAATACACTCATGGCAGCAGTTCCCAGCTTTTACAAAAGGCAGACATAATCCAGTCATAACAAAcattcaaaatgcaaaggaagcACACATTCACAAACTCCTAGGTAAAAATTCATTATACTGGCCAGCCACAATGCTACTAAATGGCTGAAGAGGCAAAACCCACTTGAAGCAGCTTCTTGGGCCACTCCTGACCACACAACCAAACCTTTGCTTCAGTTAATGCTATTCTCATGTACAGCAAGCCAGAAGCTCTTGCTGTCTGAAAAATACTCGCTCTTTTTGGTTAGCTTGCTGCTGGGCTCCTGAAATAAATCGGCTCAcaacacatacagaaaaatatcacagcagagaggaaagagggaagaatgCATACACAGTTGGTAGGAGGGGCAGAtagatgagaaaagaaacaagcaacaaaagAGGAGAACAAGTTACAGACATACCAGGGACATGGTTCAcctccaaactgaacacagactACTTCCCATTATCCCAATGGCACGGGAAACGGAAGAAACAATgagtacaaaaacaaaaactttgcAAAACCCACACTGCAAACCTAAGAATGATTTTTCAGTCTACCAAAGAGCTTATGTTTGGCTATTTGATACCATCTCCTACAAGTTCTACTTACAGTGAGGTTTCTAATTGTTTCACTTTGTTcctggtttgttttcatttccttaacGTAACATTTCTGTAGATTACTATACAGCTGTAGTAGtctaaaacagaagaaatgtatAAATTGCAATAAAATACGAACGCCAACAAAACAAGCTTTATCATAAAGGTACCATACATGTCCCAAATGAATCCTTTGGGTAGTAGTTTTACTGTAGACTTGTAATGGAAATATTAAGATTGTTACAAATGAAGTTTGATCAGCaacacagaaagcactgcagaaattgCAAAGCGAGAGATAAAAGAACTGTCTGCATCAATGCAAAGAACCACTATCACACAGGCCAAGGACTCAGTGCTTCTCACCAGCCCAGATGGTCACACTCAGTACAAACAACCCGCTGAGGGAAAGACCCAGAACAGGAGGGCGGCAGCAAGTTTGCAATATATCACATCTGTCATTTGTTACCCTGTCTCAGTTTCACCCAGGAcggaattgttttcttcagaatgcctggtatgatgctatgttttaattctaggagaaaaaaatgctgataacacactgatgtttacaGTTGCTGCCAATTAGTGTTGTACAGAGCCGAGGCCTTTGGCAAcaaagggcccaaggagctgggaaggaacagaattaggacagctgacttaaactggccaaagggatattccatgccATACGACATGAAGTGGAATGAGTTATGAAGTGGCTGGGTGCTCTTTTGGCTCTCTTCCACTGCCAGGGGGCTAGCTGAGCATTGGtcagggaggtggtgagcaATCGCTTGTGCATCTTGTTATATACATTTACACACTGTTATAtacatttacacacacacacacacacacacacagtcataACTATTTCCCTTTATCTTatctatcttagtaaatagtttttatctcaactcaCAAGtcctgggtttttttgtttggttggttttttttgttttggtttttttttcctctctcctccctgaTTCTCTCCCCTGTCCCACTGGGAAAGAGAGGGAACAAGTGAACAATTGTGTGGTGTTGAGCCACCTGTTGGCTTAAATCAAAAATAGCATAATAGGAATAACAATGAGACAACTACTAAAGGATATGAAGGAGTTTGGCTCTTGACACCCATCAAGAACCCAAGAGACACAATGAGAACTCGAAATGCAGCATCCCCACCTCTCCATGTTGCTCCCAAGCAATCCTGGCCACACCACTTAAACACACCTCACTGCTTGTAAGTATGACTGAGTGAAATCTATGGCACAATGAGTGCAAGTGAGCAAAAACCTATCTAAAATCCATGTTAAATTAACAGACTTGAACAGTTAACATTACATTTCTCTTTGATATTGCCTTGCATCAAGATCTGCTGCACTAATTTCCCATGGTATTCCATAGCATTCAGTGTACAAATACCAGATTCATGAAACAACTGATGAATATCAACAGatatttttccctattttatTAAGAATTAGGATAAGAGCTGACATTCATACTATGTTATGACAGCACCACTAACAGGATGAGTGATACTAGCACAGTAAAGCTCTGTaaataacaaacaaactgaTGATACAAGTGAAGTTAGTTGCAGATGCACAACCTAACACAATACATGGCCAGCATTTGTCTCTAAGAATAATTCAAGTATCTTCAACCAAAATCACACAGTCCAAGCCCAGAGCTAGACACCCAGCCACCCTACATAGTTGACAAGAGTCTGGTATGCTCTAAGGTAATTATAttaaagacaattaaaaaaaaaataaaaatacaggcCACCTAAACACTAGAAACAGTGTGTGTGaatccccagcagcaggagctgctacTATCTACATAAGATGCACAGACCAGAATCTATTCCTGTAAATGGACAAAAGCTTTTGAAAGAATGGAGCAGCCTACTTCAAAACCAGGTTAGATAGGGCTTGACCAACATTTTATATAACAATGCCTAATTGCTGAAATTTTTCACTATGCATTTTCTTATAACGCAATCCTACCttttgcataaaaaaaaaaaaaaaaaaaaaaaaaaaaaaaagcagttacaaaaattcatttttaacattAACTGGCAAACTCCAGTTAATAGCGGCTCACTTCTCAAGTCAATTAAGATTGGAATATAGAACCACTCATCATGTGACTCATACTGAAAAAACTATTAGTCTATACgttttatatacataaaaaatGAGCCATTTAcaatttcctcttaaaaaaggaaattgtatAATTGTAGGTTATTAAAAATCTAAAGAAGTCACTTGTGCAGTGTACGTGTgtataaataaaacatgcacATATGCATGACTGAgtgttttaatttgatttttctcaatGAAAGATTTGTCATGGAAACATTTGACTCAACCACGCAGAATACATTCTACTGTAGAGAGAAGCATATGTTTAATTTGCTGAAGAATCAGTTTCCAAGAACTCACCTGGCACTTTCACCCTCTAGATTAAGATTCTTGCTGTATCCACCCTTACGCCATACGTGTGTGTCTGTTTGAATCTGAACGCTTCaccaaaagaaacacaacagcTTAATAATGTTAGATTTTACAATTTTAATTGGCTcatacaaaacaacagaaaaatagaagtttAAACTccttttcagtttgattttacAATGAAAGTTTTCAGGCAAGATCACGAAAACACCAAACTTGAACTTGAAAATTGTGCAAAAACGCTAAAGTAAATGCTGGCAGGACGCTTCTTGAAGCATTACAACTACAGTTTCTCGGGTCCTCAAGGAGGTGGTGAGCAATCGcttgtgcattttttaaatgatgcaaCTGAAGTCTCTCACCTCTGTCTGGAGGCAAAACCCTCTTGAGCTCTTATGGTTTGGCACAGCTGGCACGGGGCTGTTACCCAGTGATATCAGAAGTGTTTACTTTGGTATAACAGTGACAACTTCATCCAAATCACCCCAGGTATTCTTTATCTGCCCCCAGCATCCTCCCATCCCCACCAAAGGAAGGATAGATAAGACTCGGTGTGCCTGGGGGCTAACGATGGACAAGTCCTGAAATGCTACGCTCCttcagacacacacacacacacacagagagagagaggaaaaagggagatCAGTTTGACAATGAATTCTTACTCCCTGCTGGTGACATGACCACGTGCTAACTGCCGCTGCCGCCCTTCTCCCTGAATCTGAGCCAAGTCCTCTTCCAGCTCcttattctttctttgtagctttttcatcttcctgagTAATTGCTCATTTTCGGCACCGAGCTGAAAGGCGAAAGAACCAAAAAGGAGGGACGGCGCTACACTTTCAGATAACGTATTAACGGACAGGATGACGTTTCAGGCTATAATTCCCTCCTGCAGGTTTTGCCGCGTCCATCGTGAACCCCTCGCGGGCACAGCCACGCCAATCACCTCACCCACCGCCCGAACGCAACAGCGGCGGCCAGGCGCAC
This window contains:
- the LOC125690616 gene encoding uncharacterized protein LOC125690616; protein product: MALPSVHRCLQLGAENEQLLRKMKKLQRKNKELEEDLAQIQGEGRQRQLARGHVTSRDVQIQTDTHVWRKGGYSKNLNLEGESARLLQLYSNLQKCYVKEMKTNQEQSETIRNLTMKICELEHSLQEQKQRIEQLERNKVLWKTHAVSGKRSRTLGGEIASHRDTSKKEESCCSQYIELLLKEIKKLKKENEKLSEERRALRKELAGLDKVISYRTCSYKSRLFLKNKLFYLGF